From a single Ignavibacteria bacterium genomic region:
- a CDS encoding response regulator transcription factor — protein sequence MIKILIVEDEPNMRMGLRDNLEFEGYEVDLASDGEEGLEKATTEKYSLILLDVMLPKVSGFEICKQARAKGVKTPIILITAKGEEIDKVLGLELGADDYVTKPFSLRELLARIKAVLRRGTGETEPEDEADIGLLHVNFKTYSAFVDGKPVQMSHKEYEILKYLWQNKNNTVSRDNLLNDIWGYEENPTTRTVDNFILKLRQKIEVDSNHPKIILTVHGIGYKLITN from the coding sequence ATGATAAAGATATTAATAGTTGAAGACGAACCTAATATGCGTATGGGATTGCGGGACAATCTCGAGTTCGAAGGGTATGAAGTGGATCTCGCCTCGGATGGTGAGGAAGGGCTTGAAAAAGCCACTACAGAAAAATACAGCCTGATTCTGCTGGATGTGATGTTGCCAAAAGTTTCCGGGTTTGAAATATGCAAACAGGCGAGGGCAAAAGGCGTAAAAACCCCGATTATTCTTATTACAGCGAAAGGGGAGGAGATAGACAAGGTTCTTGGTCTCGAACTGGGAGCCGATGATTATGTGACGAAGCCTTTCAGCCTTAGAGAACTGCTTGCACGAATAAAAGCGGTATTGAGGAGGGGGACAGGTGAAACCGAGCCCGAGGATGAAGCCGATATCGGTCTGCTCCATGTTAACTTTAAAACCTACTCCGCCTTTGTCGATGGGAAACCCGTCCAGATGTCACACAAGGAATATGAGATACTTAAATACTTGTGGCAGAACAAAAACAACACCGTGAGTCGGGACAATCTTCTTAACGACATCTGGGGTTACGAAGAAAACCCCACAACGAGAACTGTTGACAATTTCATTCTGAAACTGAGACAAAAGATTGAAGTGGACTCCAATCATCCTAAGATCATTTTAACAGTTCATGGAATTGGATATAAACTGATAACGAACTAG